GCAGTATCACGAGCAATTGCTTTCCATTTATCCACAACAGCGGCATCCACATCAGACACCTTGCTACCCGCCCTTGCATAGGCCAAGGCTGCAGTCTTGTCGTCGTCCTTTGCTGCATCCATGCCAAATTTTTCCATTTCAGCACCAGCCGCCATCAATGCATCGCGCTGGTCTTTTGGTAAAGAGTCAAAAATTTGTTTAGACATCATCAAAGGCTCAAGCATGAACCAATAGGATTTTTGGCGAGCGCTTGTAAACGCTTTAGCCAACTCCTCTAACTTAAATGACATGAAGCTAGTAGAAGAGGTATACGCTGCATCCATTGCACCAGTCTGCATTGCGGCATAAATTTCATTAGATGGTAGAGAGATCACTGAAGCGCCGGCTGCTTTTAGCATCAAATCAAATTCACGGCTACCACCACGGATCTTTAAGCCTTTGACATCCTCAGGATTTACGATCGACTTGGAACGGCTGGCAACACCGCCCGCCTGCCAAACCCAACTCAACAGAATGATTCCCTTGTCTTCCAAAACCTTAGTCAACATGCGACCCACTTCAGCAGTCTTCCACTTGGCTGCCTGCTCGTAGCTACTCACCAATGCTGGCATTAATCCAATATTTAACTCTGGTACTTCACCGCCCGCATACGGCATTGGAAACAATGAAATATCCAAGGCACCCTTACGCATTGCACTAAATTGCGCATTGGTCTTCATCAATGATGAGCCTGGATAAATCTGGAACTTTAATGCGCCCTTAGTGCGCTTTTCTACAGATTCAGCAAATTTTCTACACAAACGGTCACGGAAATCACCTGCCTGAATAGTTCCACCAGGAAATTGATGAGAAATATTCAATGTCTTAGTCGCGCCCTGGGCAGCTGCATTTGAGCCGTAACCCATCACTCCCGCCAAGGGCAAAGCGGCTGATCCAGCCAATAATTGCCGACGAATGGTATTTGGCTTTGATTGGCCTGCATTCAAATGAAATTTGTTGCTCATGCTGATCTCCTCATTAGTTCATTCTTTTACTATTTATTGTCTGGATCTTGGCGCCCAGTTTTCTCTATTCTAAAGCGAATCACTCTTTGGGATTCTGCTCTGACTGCTCCTCCTAAATACCTTCTACGGCAAATCAGACCTGCATCAAGCGCCCCACCGCACGGGAATAATCAATTTCTCCATGGGTAAAGCGCTCATGATTTTCTTCCACGGAAGATAAATCGTATAGGTAATTGACCATCAAAGAGGCAGACTGACGCAATCCTTTGCGAGACAAATCTCCCGCCCAATTAATTTGATGTAGCTTGGCGCCATTACCTAGGTGGAACTTAGCAACAGGATTGCCGTTTCTACCAGCAGATCCCAAGGCTAGATAAATACTTGCAAGACACAACAATGCAGATTTTTCTTTTTCTGTCGCATTGTCAGGATGCCATCCAGCGCTGAGTCGCTCCGTCCAAGATCGATTGGCTAGATTTAATACTTCCAAAGACTGCTCTCGAGCCAATCGAACAGCCGGCTTTAATTGAACGCCTGTTTTTTCATCGCTTATGTCAGCGCCTGCGGCAACCCAATCAATAAATCCAGGGATAGGCGAGAGTGTTACAAAGGTTTTAATACCTGGGAATTCAGCATGCAATTGCTCAGCAACACGCTTGATCAAGAAATTGCCCATGGATACGCCACGCAATCCCGGCTCACAGTTACTAATTGAATAGAAGGCTGCAACTTTGTATTGAGATGTCTGGTGTACAGTCTCCGCCTTTTTATCCACTAAGGGCGTAATGACTGCTGGAATTTCAGGAAGTAAAGCAACCTCAACGAAGATCAGGGGTTCATTAGGTAACTGCGGATGAAAGAAAGCAAAGCAGCGACGGTCCGGCTGTAAGCGCCTACGCAGATCGTCCCAGCCGTCAATGGCATGCACCGCCTCGTGCTGAATTAACTTCTCTAGCACTTCAGCAGGGGATTTCCAATCAACACGATGCATCTTTAGAAAACCAGGATTAAACCAAGAAGATAAAAGATGGCGTAAATCAAAATCGACAGCAGTCAATTCTGGTTGCTTATCTAGTAACTGCAATAAATCACGACGCATGGCAACTAAGCCCGCGGTACCATTAGTTGCACGATTTAAGCGGCGGAATAATTCCTGTCTTGGCGGTTCAGTCACACGCTGTAACTTAATATAGTTACGCGCATTTGCTTCACTAGCAAAGTTTTGAGCTGCAGCCATTACTGCTGCTGGATCTGGATTCAGCTTTTCAAACAAGAAAGTAAAAAACTTCTGATGCTGATCTTTGGTCAGCTTGCGATAGTTATTAAATACATCGTCAGCCATACTAAGAGCATTCGATTCCCCCCTCTCGGAGATGAGTCGATTAACCGCGCCAGTGACGCGAGAGAAATAACGTGCTTTTGCCAACTTTTCCAGCATGGATCTTCACCTAGCAAGAGAATTCATTGATGTAGTTGAAAATGTATTCCCGCTCAATACAGGAATCAATTAACTGAAGTCTATTTTCATTAACTTTTAGTTAATGATATATGCTGAAATGACTGAAATCTATTTTATTTTGCGTTGCAACATACGGGCTTCAGCGGCTAAAGCCAAAATATTGGGGTTTGATTCATTAGCCTGAAGGTACATTAAGGCAATTCGTTGGGTCACTTGATATTTTGGATCCAATGGGGTGAAGTCAAGCGCGTCTCCCATCAGCGCTTTTACCCTTCCCGGCAATAAAGAGCGGCCCATATCATTTGACACCATATTCATTAAGGTGAAGATATCCCCCACCTTCATAACTACGTTTGGAGTAATTCGGGCAAGCCCAAATGCGTCATAGAAACCAGAGGTGGTAGCAAAACCATCTTGGAGTGTTAAAAATTTTTCATGTTCGTAATTCGATAGATCCACACTGCCCTGTTTGGGCTTCTTGTTCTTTGAAGAAGCTAAGTAAAGCTGATCTTCAAATAAGGGCACAATTTCAATTCCATCAAGCTCACCATTATTTGGTACCGCGATCACAATGGCATCCACATCACCCTCGTGTAATTTTTTCATCAGATCCGCATTCGATCCCAAATAAAGATCAATATCCAAATCAGGGCGTCTGACTTTGGTTCCCATAATTACCCGCGGAATAATATTTGCTGTAAGAGAGTACATTGAGCCTAGACGAATTTGCTTGCTCTCAAGACCAGCCTTAGCCCTAGTCTTTTTTAAAACCCGATCAAGCTCCTCCAACACCTCAATACCGCCCTCTGCTAGATAAAGAGCTGCAGGCAGGGGCTTTAGCTGCCTCCCCTCCTTTACAAATAGTGGGCAACCGATTGCAGTTTCTAGAGAATGTAAAGCCTTGTGAACGCTAACTGAACTTAATTGCAATTCATCAGCTGTTTTTACTAAACTTCCTGTGCGTATGAAAGAGCACAAAATTTCGAGCTTCCTTAGAGTTACCTCTTCATACATCATGCCGGCCTCTCGATATCTCGATATATTTTTATGATGCCAAAGATGTGGATCGGCGTTGCATTAGATAAATGCCAAAGATGATCATGGGTAAGCAAAGCCATTGGCCCATAGACAAGCCAAGACCTAAGAGACCCAGAAATGCGTCTGGCTCTCTAGCGTACTCCGCCAAGAAACGACAAAGGCCGTAACCCAAGAGGAATAAACCAGAGATTTGCCCAACCCTTCTCGGCTTGCTTGCATAGATCCATAAAACCACCCCAAGCAAAACACCCTCTCCAAGCAACTGATAAATTTGCGAAGGATGGCGCGGAACAGAATCCACCAAAGGAAATATCATCGCCCAAGGTAAATCGGTTGGTCTGCCCCAAAGCTCGCCATTAATAAAGTTACCCAAACGCCCAAAAGCCAATCCAAATGGCACCAACGGTGCAACCAAATCACTAACAACAAAAAATTGTGTGCCTTTCTTTTTAGCAAACCAGAGCAAAGCTAGCAACACTCCCAAGAGGCCACCATGAAAAGACATGCCGCCTTCCCATATCTTCAAAATATTCAACGGATGGGAAAGATAAAAACTAGGCATGTAGAACAAGGTATAACCAATGCGTCCACCAAGCACTACACCCAAGACACCTGCAAATAGTAGATCTTCCAAATCTTTATAAGTCCAGCCTAAGGCTTGATAGCGTGGCGCCTGAATACGCAAACGACCCAACAATAAGAATTGTGCAAATGCCATCAGGTACATCAACCCATACCAGTGAATCGCAAAAGAACCGATACGTATGGCGGCTGGATCAAACTGTGGATGAATCAACATGAAGGGTGAAGATTAGTTTTTATTTGGATTGAGATTGGTCAAAGTTGTGTAGCTCGTGACCAAGTTCACGATAGGCCTTATAACGCTCACGCCCTGCTAGACGCTCAGCCTCATTGATTGTCACTACTTCAACAATGCGGGGAAACCTCGCCGCCAAAGCTGGCACATCTACTGGCATACGCATACCTAGATGAATCATGACATCCGCATGAGGAATAACGGCAAGCGATGGCGATGCGAAGCTCTCACTCAGAACAATGGGGGTTTCAGGGGCAGCCTCATCATCAATGAAACAGTGCGGCAAAAAATCGGTACTACTAAATGACCAAAGTAATTCATCTAGTTTTTTGAGGTCTGACTTTTCACCAACGATCACAATATTGCGTACGGGCTGACCTTCTGGTGTCGCACTCCAAATTTTGCGCGTCAGACGACACGCATATTCCAATTTGTCAGCCACGTTGCTGTGAAAATCGATTCTTGCCATAGCTACTAGATTTATTTTTGCTCAAGCAAGAAGTTCACCAACAATGGCACAGGGCGCCCTGTAGATCCCTTGGCAGCACCACTCTTCCAGGCGGTACCGGCGATATCTAAGTGCGCCCATTTGTATTTCTCAGTAAAGCGCGAGAGAAAGCATGCTGCAGTAACGCTACCAGCAGGACGGCCGCCAATATTGGCCACATCCGCAAAGTTAGATTTCAGCTGCTCGTGATAAGCGGCGTCCAATGGCAATCTCCACACGGTATCTAAGGAGTCCTTGCCTGCCTTAGTAATGGCATGGACTAAATCTTCATCATCGGAGAACAAACCACTATGTACATGACCCAAGGCGATGATGCATGCGCCTGTAAGAGTGGCAATATCAATTACCGCCTTTGGTTTAAAGCGCTCTACATAGGTAAGAGCATCACATAGAATTAAACGCCCTTCAGCATCCGTATTGAGAATTTCAATTGTCTGGCCAGACATACTCTTCACAATATCGCCAGGACGCGTTGCTTTGCCTGAAGGCATATTTTCACAAGTAGGAATGACGCCAATGACATTCTTCTTTAACTTCATCAAGCCTACGGAATACATGGTACCGATGACGGATGCGGCGCCACACATGTCGTATTTCATTTCATCCATTGCTTCGCCTGGCTTTAATGAAATTCCGCCGGTATCAAAAGTAATTCCTTTGCCCACCAAAACAATCGGCGCTTCTCCAGCTTTACCACCTTGATGACGCATCACAATAAATTGAGGTGGCGTTTCTGATCCTTGCGCCACAGATAAGAAAGATCCCATCCCCAAAGCCTGAATTTGCTTAAGGCCAAGCACTTCGACTTTCAAGGCCGCCTTTTTGGCCAAACCTTGTGCAGTTTTTCCAAGATAAGTTGGTGTACATACGTTCGGCGGCAGGTTACCCAAATCCTTCGCCAGGTTCATGCCCTCAACCATGGCGCTGCCCTGCTCCACAGCGAGTTTCAATTCTTTTGCGCATGCATCGTTGCCTGCAAATACCAAATGTTTGAAAGTGTCAGGCTTATCTTTAGCCTTAAATTTCATTGCAGGTTGGCGCACACCAAAACGATAAGCCTGATCACCTGCATATTGAATTGTCAGACGCACTTCTTGAGCAATTGCTTCTGTTATTTTTGAATGCGTAAAGCTCGGAGCAAACCAAATAGCACTCTCAATAGAGCCACCACTTAATGCTTTTAATCCTGCGCGCGCAACTTTAGAGTAGGCATGAAGGCTTCGCTCAGAAGGTAGACGTAAATCACCTAAACAAATAAGCAATACACGTTTCGCTTTTACTGCATTTGTAGACCATGACTTATCTGCCCTCAATAAGCAAATAGATGCTTGTTTATCATCCAGATCACCCAATACATGAGCATGACTTACAGCACCGTCTAAACAGATATCTAACTCAGCTAAAAGGCCTGATTTTGTTTTTGCAGCCTTTGTTCCAGCAAAGCTATCTAAGTCCGTTTTGGAGTAAGCCAAAACCAAGCAATCCGTTGCTTGGGCTAACAGGGTTTTTAGGCTGGATTTAAGAAATTTGGCACTTTGAAGGTCTGCTTGAGGGAAAATCTTAGTACTTAATTGAATAGTCATGGTGAATTGCGTTATTTATTACAGTGTTTTAGGTCGGATAAAGTCTAAAGCTATAAATTGACGTTGTTTATCCATTATCCTCCGACATGAGATTAACCCAATTTGTCTACCCCTACTGATAAGTAATCAAACCCTAAAAGCCACAAGTTAGCCCGAAATCAGCCCCAGACAAATCCCTCAGCCATGATCTTTAAAAGTGCCCTCCGCCGCGAATTAAGCTTTACTACTGGTGGGGTCTTTTTGGTGCTGGTAACCATCATGGTGACCACCTTGGTGATTCGAATCCTGGGTTACGCAGCCAACGGCACCGTTAACCCTGAGGACGCCATCGTACTGATCGCACTAGCCACCCTGGGCTACCTTGCTGTTTTATTAACTGTTTCACTCTTTGTTGCCACTCTCATCGTCTTAGTACGCTGGTACAAAGATTCAGAAATGATCGTTTGGTTTGCTAGCGGACTCAGTGTCAGCAACTTGATTCGACCGATTTTGCAATTTGCTACACCACTAATCATTGTGATCGCTCTACTCGCTCTTTTTGTTTGGCCTTGGGCCAATCGCGAGACAACGCTAATCAGCCAACGCTTTCAGCAACGGGATGACGTCTCGATGGTGAGTGCTGGACAATTTAAGGAATCCGCCCGAGCAGAACGTGTCTTCTTCATCGAAGAGCTTGATGTAGACAAGAGTGAAGTGAAGAATATTTTTGTTGCAGACAATAAGAATGGTCGCCTAAGCATTGCCGTCGCCTCCACCGGATACATTCAAAACTCCGAGGGTGGAGAAAAATCAATTGTTTTGCACAATGGTCGGCGCTACGAGGGATACCCAACGGAGCCTGATTTCCGAATCCTTGAATTCAATGACTACACGACCAAGATTCGCAGCAAGGAAGCTCTAGCACCAGCACCTCGCGATCGAGAAAAAACCATTTCTGAGCTACTCAACGATGGCAACCCGAATGTCATCAATGCGAACCGTGCCGAGCTGTTGTGGCGCATAGGTTTGCCACTCATGGCGCTGGGCTTAGTGCTGATCGCCATACCCCTTGCCTACGTGAACCCCCGTCTTGGTAATTACACCGCCATGTTCTATGCGGTTCTCATTTATCTGATTTACAGCAACTTACTAAATCTCACACAAAATTTTGTTGCTCAAGGAAAGTTCAGCGTGTTTGTTGGCATCTGGCCTATTCACTTGCTGGCCTTATTTATTGCGACGATATTGATTCGCAACCGCATTAATCCTTCTGTGAAGTGGTGGCGCCGCCAATTACCGACCTCATTCGTCAAAAAATGAAATTGCTATTTCCCTACATATACGAACGCTATTTAGCCAAGCAAATTTATATTGCATTTGGCTTTATTTTGTTTGCATTGGTAGCCTTATTTCTATTTTTTGACATCCTAAGCGAACTTGGATCGGTGCAAGGCAGTTACACCCTGCCGCTAGCGCTATTGCATGTTTTATTAAAAGCACCCGGTCGTATTTCTGAAATCATTCCTATTGCAGGCCTGATCGGCAGCATCTATGTCTTTGCCATGCTGGCTAGTCAATCCGAATTCACCATCCTGCGGATCGCTGGACTAGATGTGAAACGTGGCTTGATTGCCCTCACCAAGATTTCCATTCCACTGATTGTGCTAACCCTTGTGATGAGTGAATGGGTCGGTCCATATGCTGAGAATAAATCTGAACAGATTCGCATGAAGGCGCTAGGCGCTACCTACTCCTCGCAATTTAAGACAGGCGTTTGGGTTAAAGATCGCCTGCGCGATGAGGATGGTAGCGGCCCCGTGCGGCCTGGTGTTCGTTATGTCAACGTGGGTAATGTCGACAAAGACAATGAAATTCGCAACATCCGCATGTATGAGTTCAACGATACCTACAATCTGCTTTCGATTCGTAGCGCGCCCTCTGGTCACTTTGATGAGAGCGGTATTTGGGTTCTCAATGATGTAACCGAAACACGCTTCAAAGAAACAAAACAGTCTGACCCGCTAAATCCTGTATTTAGCGCCCAAACACTGACTCACCCAATTTTGACTTTGGAGTCTGAGGTAACGCCACAAATTTTGAATGTACTCTTAATTAGCCCAGAGAAAATGTCGATTGTGAGTTTGGCTCGCTTTATCGCGCACCTTGAAGAAAACAAACAAGATGCAAAGCGCCATGCCATCGCGTTCTGGAAAAAAGTTATTTACCCTCTCACGATTTTCGTAATGCTTGCTTTAGCCCTCCCTTTTGCTTATCTGAAGGTGCGTGCGGGTAGCGTGGGCATCAAAGTCTTTGGCGGCATCATGCTCGGCATGAGCTTCCAACTGTTCAATTCCCTGTTCTCTAACGTAGGACTTCTGAGTGCATGGCCTGCATTGCTGACGGCTCTGATTCCCCCAATGCTCTATTTCTTCTTGGCCCTTGCGGCGCTGAGATGGGTTTCTAAAGCCTAATACCTAAAATTCATATAGAATTTGATTCCTATATCTTTGTAGATATATAGATAGGAGTCGTCCTCATGAATTTGCATCAATTTCGCTTTGTCCGTGAAGCCGTTCGCCAGAACTTTAATTTGACTGCTGCGGCTAAGGCCCTCTTCACTTCACAGCCTGGCGTTTCGAAAGCCATCATTGAACTTGAGGATGAGCTCGGCGTAGAAATTTTCCGCAGGCACGGCAAACGTATTCGCTCGCTAACAGAGCCTGGCAAACGCATCTTAGTTTCTATCGAGCGCATTTTGGATGAAGTGGAAACACTAAAACGCGTAGGCAAAGATTTTGCGAGTCAAGACCAAGGCAACTTCGTTATTGCAACCACACACACTCAAGCACGTTACGCGCTTCCAAAAGTACTCACAGAATTTACTAAGCGCTTTCCAAAAGTGCGCGTCAGTATTCAACAAGGTAGTCCAGGGCAGATTGCTGAACTCCTTATTCATGATCGTGCGGATATTGCGATTGCCACAGAAGGTATTGCGAACACGCCTGGAGTACTTGCCCTGCCTGGATACCAGTGGCAACACGTCATCATGGTCCCACTCAGTCATCCCTTATTAAATCAAGCAAACGTTACCTTAGAAGAAATTGCCAAGTACCCCATCATTACTTACGACAAGGCGTTTGCTGGTCGCAGCAAAATTGATGCGGCCTTTGCTCAACGGAACATCGAGCCTGACATTATTTTGGAAGCCATTGATGCTGACGTGATTAAGACCTATGTTGAAGCAGGCATGGGAATTGGCATTGTTGCGGGACATGCATACGACCCTGATCGAGATCGCAATCTCAAAGTGATTAACGTAGGCCACTTATTTGGAAATAACGTTTCCCATATTGGCGTTAAGCAAGGCGCTTATTTGCGATCTTTTGTGTACACCTTCATTGAATTATTCTCGCCAACACTGACCAAGAAAATTGTTGAGCAGGCCATGAATGAAAAGGCAGAGACCTACGAGATCTAATAGTACTTGGCACTTATTGGAAGAATCTTGGGATTGAACTAGGTTCAATAGATGGTGCCTCGGGGCGGACTCGAACCGCCACGCCTTGCGGCACCGGATTTTGAGTCCGGCACGTCTACCAATTCCATCACCGAGGCAGGTGTTTGCAGTGGAAATTCTGCTTAATTAGCCAAATTGCTACAGCTAAGACATGAGAGTGTAACAAAAATTGCCTCCGTGTCCCCTACATTGCATTCAGAACCCCTTAAAATAGGGTCTTATAGCCAAATAATGTAAAGGACTTACCCGTATGGCCGGCCATTCGAAATGGGCCAATATTCAGCACCGCAAAGGACGTCAAGACGAAAAACGCGGCAAGATTTGGACCAAGCTCATCAAGGAAATCACTGTTGCTGCCAAGTTAGGCGGCGGCGATATCTCCACCAACCCCCGTTTACGACTTGCCATCGATAAGGCAAAAGATGCCAATATGCCCAATGACAACGTGCAAAGAGCAATCGCTCGTGGCACTGGCTCATTAGAGGGCGTGAACTATGAAGAAATTCGCTACGAGGGTTACGGTATTAACGGCGCAGCGGTAATCGTAGATTGCTTAACGGATAACCGTACTCGTACTGTTGCTGAAGTACGTCATGCTTTTAATAAAAATGGCGGCAATATGGGCACCGAAGGTTCTGTTGCTTTCTTGTTCAAGCATTGCGGTCAAATGCTATTCGCGCCAGGCACGAATGAAGACCAACTGATGGAAGTGGCATTGGATGCTGGCGCTGATGATGTGATTAGTCATGACGACGGGTCTTTTGAGGTTCTGACCCCCGTGCCTGATTTTCCAAAAGTACAAGATGCCATTGCCAAAGCAGGATTAAAGGCAGAACTAGCGACGATTGCGATGCGCCCTGAAACGGAGATCGCACTCGAAGGTGAGCAAGCTGAAAGTATGCAAAAGTTACTCGATGCCCTCGAGAATCTAGATGACGTGCAAGAAGTATTTACCAACGCCGCTCTATAAACTTCGATCGATAACACTATTTATTCTTTTTTATATTTGTCATTATGAAAATTCTTCTTGTTGGATCCGGTGGACGCGAACACGCATTAGCTTGGAAATTAGCTCAGTCACCACAGGTACAAACTGTTTATGTAGCCCCAGGTAACGGTGGCACCGCCACCGCAAAGCAAACTGCGGCTGGCATTGAAAATCTACCGATTACCGGCCTTCAAGAATTGGCTGACTTTGCTAAACGCGAAAAGATTCATCTCACTGTGGTTGGTCCAGAAGCGCCACTAGCAGCTGGCATTGTTGATGTGTTTCGTAATAACGGTTTACGCATTTTTGGCCCAACACAATTGGCTGCTCAACTGGAATCATCAAAAGACTTTTCTAAAGCTTTTATGAAACGTCACGGCATTCCAACTGCTGACTACCAAACGTTCTCTAGCGCATTAGAGGCGCATGCTTATATTGATGCTAAAGGCGCGCCAATTGTGATTAAGGCCGATGGTTTAGCAGCGGGCAAAGGTGTAGTTGTTGCCATGAGCCTTGAAGAGGCGCATGCAGCAGTAGATATGATGTTGGCTGACAACAAATTAGGTAATGCAGGCGCTCGCGTAGTGATTGAAGAATTCCTCACCGGCGAAGAAGCAAGCTTCATTGTTTTAGTTGATGGAAAAAATGTTCTTGCGCTAGCAACCAGTCAAGATCACAAACGTTTATTAGATGCAGATCAAGGTCCCAATACCGGCGGCATGGGTGCCTACTCCCCCGCCCCTGTAGTTACCCCTGAAATTCATGCGCGCGCTTTACGTGAAGTGATCATGCCAACCGTTAAAGGCATGGAAGCCGATGGTTTGCCATACACGGGATTCCTCTATGCAGGACTGATGATCACACCCGATGGAAAAATTAAAACGCTCGAATTCAATTGCCGCATGGGCGACCCAGAAACCCAACCAATCATGGCTCGCTTACGCAGCGATCTAGTGAACGCTCTCGATCATGCTGTTGATGGCAAATTAAATGAAGTTGAATTGGAATGGGATCGTCGCACAGCACTAGGTGTAGTACTTGCTGCACACAACTATCCAGACACTCCACGGAATGGTGATGTCATTACCGGTATTCCAGCGGATACCGATGATCAAATCACCTTCCATGCCGGCACTAAATTACAAGACGGCAAAGTGGTGACCTCTGGCGGGCGCGTGCTTTGTGTTGTTGGTTTAGCAGATACCGTGAAAGGTGCGCAACAAAAGGCTTATGACGCGATTAGCAAAATCCAGTTTGATGGCATGCAATACCGCAAGGATATTGGCTATCGCGCTATTAAGTAAAAACTTCAAATAGAGATTCGATCTTTTGTCAGCAGAGCAAACCCAAATTGATACAGCAGCCCTCAAGAATTATTTCCTAGGTCTGCAAGATCGCATCACTAGCGCAATAAGCGTACTCGATGGCAAAGCATTCATCGCCGATGAATGGCATAAGCCCGAAGATAGCAAGCTCAAAGGATATGGTCGCACCTGCATATTGGATGGCGGCAACATTCTAGAAAAAGGTGGTGTGGGCTTCTCCCACGTTCGTGGCGATCAAATGCCTCCTTCCGCATCACATCACCGTCCTGAAGTAGCTGGTCGCAGCTTTGAGGCCATGGGAGTCTCCTTGGTTTTCCATCCCAACAATCCCAAAGTACCGACTACGCACATGAACGTGCGTTGCTTTATTGCTCAAGCGCCTGATAAGGAGCCGGTGTGGTGGTTTGGTGGTGGCTTTGACTTAACGCCCTACTACGGTGTTGATGAAGATTGCAGACACTTTCATCAAACCGCTAAAGATGCGCTAGATCCATTTGGAGACTCACTCTACCCTCGCTTTAAGA
This DNA window, taken from Polynucleobacter sp. MWH-UH25E, encodes the following:
- the lgt gene encoding prolipoprotein diacylglyceryl transferase, which produces MLIHPQFDPAAIRIGSFAIHWYGLMYLMAFAQFLLLGRLRIQAPRYQALGWTYKDLEDLLFAGVLGVVLGGRIGYTLFYMPSFYLSHPLNILKIWEGGMSFHGGLLGVLLALLWFAKKKGTQFFVVSDLVAPLVPFGLAFGRLGNFINGELWGRPTDLPWAMIFPLVDSVPRHPSQIYQLLGEGVLLGVVLWIYASKPRRVGQISGLFLLGYGLCRFLAEYAREPDAFLGLLGLGLSMGQWLCLPMIIFGIYLMQRRSTSLAS
- a CDS encoding malonyl-CoA decarboxylase domain-containing protein — encoded protein: MLEKLAKARYFSRVTGAVNRLISERGESNALSMADDVFNNYRKLTKDQHQKFFTFLFEKLNPDPAAVMAAAQNFASEANARNYIKLQRVTEPPRQELFRRLNRATNGTAGLVAMRRDLLQLLDKQPELTAVDFDLRHLLSSWFNPGFLKMHRVDWKSPAEVLEKLIQHEAVHAIDGWDDLRRRLQPDRRCFAFFHPQLPNEPLIFVEVALLPEIPAVITPLVDKKAETVHQTSQYKVAAFYSISNCEPGLRGVSMGNFLIKRVAEQLHAEFPGIKTFVTLSPIPGFIDWVAAGADISDEKTGVQLKPAVRLAREQSLEVLNLANRSWTERLSAGWHPDNATEKEKSALLCLASIYLALGSAGRNGNPVAKFHLGNGAKLHQINWAGDLSRKGLRQSASLMVNYLYDLSSVEENHERFTHGEIDYSRAVGRLMQV
- a CDS encoding LysR family transcriptional regulator produces the protein MMYEEVTLRKLEILCSFIRTGSLVKTADELQLSSVSVHKALHSLETAIGCPLFVKEGRQLKPLPAALYLAEGGIEVLEELDRVLKKTRAKAGLESKQIRLGSMYSLTANIIPRVIMGTKVRRPDLDIDLYLGSNADLMKKLHEGDVDAIVIAVPNNGELDGIEIVPLFEDQLYLASSKNKKPKQGSVDLSNYEHEKFLTLQDGFATTSGFYDAFGLARITPNVVMKVGDIFTLMNMVSNDMGRSLLPGRVKALMGDALDFTPLDPKYQVTQRIALMYLQANESNPNILALAAEARMLQRKIK
- the lptF gene encoding LPS export ABC transporter permease LptF, with the translated sequence MIFKSALRRELSFTTGGVFLVLVTIMVTTLVIRILGYAANGTVNPEDAIVLIALATLGYLAVLLTVSLFVATLIVLVRWYKDSEMIVWFASGLSVSNLIRPILQFATPLIIVIALLALFVWPWANRETTLISQRFQQRDDVSMVSAGQFKESARAERVFFIEELDVDKSEVKNIFVADNKNGRLSIAVASTGYIQNSEGGEKSIVLHNGRRYEGYPTEPDFRILEFNDYTTKIRSKEALAPAPRDREKTISELLNDGNPNVINANRAELLWRIGLPLMALGLVLIAIPLAYVNPRLGNYTAMFYAVLIYLIYSNLLNLTQNFVAQGKFSVFVGIWPIHLLALFIATILIRNRINPSVKWWRRQLPTSFVKK
- a CDS encoding DNA polymerase III subunit chi, which codes for MARIDFHSNVADKLEYACRLTRKIWSATPEGQPVRNIVIVGEKSDLKKLDELLWSFSSTDFLPHCFIDDEAAPETPIVLSESFASPSLAVIPHADVMIHLGMRMPVDVPALAARFPRIVEVVTINEAERLAGRERYKAYRELGHELHNFDQSQSK
- the dctP gene encoding TRAP transporter substrate-binding protein DctP, with protein sequence MSNKFHLNAGQSKPNTIRRQLLAGSAALPLAGVMGYGSNAAAQGATKTLNISHQFPGGTIQAGDFRDRLCRKFAESVEKRTKGALKFQIYPGSSLMKTNAQFSAMRKGALDISLFPMPYAGGEVPELNIGLMPALVSSYEQAAKWKTAEVGRMLTKVLEDKGIILLSWVWQAGGVASRSKSIVNPEDVKGLKIRGGSREFDLMLKAAGASVISLPSNEIYAAMQTGAMDAAYTSSTSFMSFKLEELAKAFTSARQKSYWFMLEPLMMSKQIFDSLPKDQRDALMAAGAEMEKFGMDAAKDDDKTAALAYARAGSKVSDVDAAVVDKWKAIARDTAWKDYSEKNESCAALLKAAEKIS
- a CDS encoding leucyl aminopeptidase, whose protein sequence is MTIQLSTKIFPQADLQSAKFLKSSLKTLLAQATDCLVLAYSKTDLDSFAGTKAAKTKSGLLAELDICLDGAVSHAHVLGDLDDKQASICLLRADKSWSTNAVKAKRVLLICLGDLRLPSERSLHAYSKVARAGLKALSGGSIESAIWFAPSFTHSKITEAIAQEVRLTIQYAGDQAYRFGVRQPAMKFKAKDKPDTFKHLVFAGNDACAKELKLAVEQGSAMVEGMNLAKDLGNLPPNVCTPTYLGKTAQGLAKKAALKVEVLGLKQIQALGMGSFLSVAQGSETPPQFIVMRHQGGKAGEAPIVLVGKGITFDTGGISLKPGEAMDEMKYDMCGAASVIGTMYSVGLMKLKKNVIGVIPTCENMPSGKATRPGDIVKSMSGQTIEILNTDAEGRLILCDALTYVERFKPKAVIDIATLTGACIIALGHVHSGLFSDDEDLVHAITKAGKDSLDTVWRLPLDAAYHEQLKSNFADVANIGGRPAGSVTAACFLSRFTEKYKWAHLDIAGTAWKSGAAKGSTGRPVPLLVNFLLEQK